The Desulfovibrio porci DNA segment GCGACTACATCGCCGCGCGGCTGGCCGAAGCCGCCAAAAACGCCGCCGCGTGAGTCTCGCGGGCATCCCGGCCGCGTCCTGTTGCGTGGCCATAGATTTTGAGACGTCCGGCTATGCGGCCCACAGCGCCTGCGCCGTGGGGCTTGCGCGTATTGAGGGCGGTCGCGTTACGGACTGTTTTTACAGTCTGTTGCGGCCGCCCTCCGCGCGGGTGATGTTTACGGAAATCCACGGCCTGACTTGGCCCATGCTCAAGGATGCGCCCGGTTTCGCCGAAGTCTGGCCGGAAGCGGCCGCCTTTCTGCGCGGTGCGCGCTTCCTGCTGGCGCACAATGCCTCTTTTGACCGTCGCGTGTTGCTGGCCTGTTGCCGGGCCGCCGGTCAGACCGCGCCGGACACGCCTTTTCTCTGCACCTTGAAGGGCGCGCGGCGCAGCCTGCCC contains these protein-coding regions:
- a CDS encoding 3'-5' exonuclease — its product is MSLAGIPAASCCVAIDFETSGYAAHSACAVGLARIEGGRVTDCFYSLLRPPSARVMFTEIHGLTWPMLKDAPGFAEVWPEAAAFLRGARFLLAHNASFDRRVLLACCRAAGQTAPDTPFLCTLKGARRSLPLPSKKLNLVCEHFGIALNHHNAVSDAQACAQVYLRLRALGVTDAQMRL